From a single Bacillus pumilus genomic region:
- a CDS encoding ABC transporter ATP-binding protein has protein sequence MSTVNHCLYAIFYTWNRSRSYLLLTLFIQVIVGFMPLASVWIIQTLINEIILFMNSSGDIQKVLWLFGLQMAIVVLGYGLQFILQLSQQKATNLIGLHLKGELLQKAIRLPYITFEHPSFYNESQRVMNSHQHVLSMVRSIFTIMSALITVVSLLIYMVGIHWGLAVILILFTLPVLWIELFFGGARYQLNRMLTANDRREMYVSDLVAQRDSLKEIRLYGIGNYLLQKWRGHYVKSADEKYKLLKQQVRWEMAGGLLMTFAYVCCGLFIVFLIFQKKLVAGTFVAVLQAVQNIQSGFQDLTRECSSLYETSLYIDEMRTFQKREEETHDQSEEGASLLRIESIQSITLENLSFTYPNMKTPAIEHIQLHINQGERIALVGDNGSGKTTLIKCLTGLYDPDQPNMQKVNGESISTIDKKSYHARMAVLFQDFMKYEFTVKENIGFGRIDEIDNEERMISAARQAGIEKRIHQMEETYDAQLGRFFEEGHELSGGQWQKLAMARTFFRESDFIILDEPTSALDPLSEISLIRKLFNHTQDQGVLFITHRMGAARLADRIIVMKDGAFVEEGNHEELMVLNGEYKRLYEAQSQLFQQKEMA, from the coding sequence ATGAGTACAGTGAATCATTGTTTGTATGCAATTTTTTATACGTGGAATAGAAGTCGATCTTATCTTCTGTTAACTCTATTCATCCAAGTGATCGTTGGTTTTATGCCACTCGCTAGTGTCTGGATTATTCAAACATTGATTAATGAAATTATTTTATTTATGAATTCTTCTGGAGATATTCAAAAGGTTTTATGGTTATTTGGATTGCAAATGGCCATTGTGGTTTTAGGTTATGGGCTTCAATTCATTCTTCAGCTTAGTCAGCAGAAAGCGACGAATTTGATTGGTTTGCATTTGAAGGGTGAATTGCTTCAAAAGGCGATCAGACTGCCATATATTACATTTGAACACCCATCTTTTTATAATGAAAGTCAACGTGTGATGAACAGTCATCAGCATGTTCTAAGTATGGTTAGAAGTATTTTTACAATCATGAGCGCATTGATTACTGTTGTATCACTTCTCATTTATATGGTCGGTATCCACTGGGGTTTGGCTGTTATTCTGATCTTATTTACCTTGCCTGTCTTATGGATTGAACTCTTCTTTGGAGGCGCACGGTATCAATTAAACCGCATGTTAACGGCTAACGACCGAAGAGAAATGTATGTGTCTGACCTTGTTGCACAGCGAGATTCATTGAAGGAAATTCGTTTATATGGCATTGGTAATTATCTTCTTCAAAAATGGAGAGGTCATTATGTAAAAAGTGCAGACGAAAAATATAAATTACTTAAACAGCAAGTTCGCTGGGAGATGGCGGGTGGATTGCTTATGACATTTGCTTATGTGTGCTGCGGTCTTTTTATTGTCTTTCTTATCTTTCAAAAGAAATTAGTAGCGGGAACGTTTGTCGCTGTGCTGCAAGCTGTACAAAATATTCAAAGTGGTTTTCAGGACTTAACGAGAGAATGTTCTAGTTTATATGAAACGAGTCTCTATATTGATGAAATGAGAACTTTTCAAAAGAGAGAAGAAGAAACTCATGATCAATCAGAGGAAGGGGCATCGCTTCTGAGGATTGAGTCTATTCAGTCCATTACACTAGAAAACCTCTCTTTTACTTATCCAAATATGAAAACGCCTGCCATTGAGCATATACAACTTCATATCAATCAAGGTGAACGTATTGCATTGGTGGGGGATAACGGATCGGGTAAGACGACCTTGATCAAATGTTTGACCGGCTTATATGATCCAGATCAACCGAATATGCAAAAGGTCAATGGCGAGTCTATTTCTACCATTGATAAAAAATCATATCATGCGAGAATGGCTGTTCTTTTTCAAGATTTTATGAAGTACGAATTCACTGTGAAAGAAAACATTGGATTTGGCCGTATCGACGAAATAGATAATGAGGAGCGCATGATCTCAGCTGCGCGGCAGGCAGGTATAGAGAAAAGAATTCATCAAATGGAAGAAACATATGATGCGCAGCTTGGCCGGTTTTTCGAAGAAGGTCATGAACTGTCTGGCGGACAATGGCAAAAGCTTGCGATGGCTAGAACCTTTTTTAGAGAAAGTGACTTTATCATTTTAGATGAACCTACTTCTGCTCTGGATCCGTTATCAGAGATTTCACTCATACGAAAGCTATTCAATCATACGCAGGATCAAGGCGTCTTATTTATCACACATCGCATGGGTGCTGCCCGCTTAGCAGACCGCATTATTGTGATGAAAGACGGTGCTTTCGTTGAAGAGGGTAACCATGAAGAGCTGATGGTGCTAAACGGAGAGTACAAAAGGCTTTACGAGGCACAATCTCAACTATTTCAACAAAAGGAGATGGCGTAA
- a CDS encoding thiol:disulfide interchange protein — protein MNSILLLQVTLILCSLLLTIGIIIYLKRQMELIVLPIQHAGQKLVHPLLEKPSPIRMNDLLEASHKQQLLIFTDTACPHCIPSFEQFLETKKQRQLDISFSVLLKNGQEKDRELYRDNQTNIRMISVDEQMTNVFQIEEFPYYIMVEEDETISYAAPFPDGLYSRIPAK, from the coding sequence ATGAATTCAATCTTACTTTTACAGGTCACTCTTATTCTTTGCAGCCTTTTATTGACGATAGGAATCATCATCTATTTAAAACGCCAAATGGAATTGATCGTCTTACCGATTCAGCACGCCGGACAAAAACTTGTTCATCCGCTTCTTGAAAAACCATCACCTATTCGAATGAATGATTTGCTCGAAGCCAGTCACAAGCAACAGCTGCTTATATTCACAGACACAGCATGTCCACACTGCATCCCATCATTTGAACAATTTCTAGAAACGAAAAAGCAGCGTCAATTAGACATTTCTTTTAGTGTTTTGCTGAAGAATGGACAAGAAAAGGATCGAGAATTATATCGAGATAACCAAACCAACATACGAATGATCTCAGTGGACGAACAAATGACAAACGTATTCCAGATTGAAGAGTTTCCGTATTATATCATGGTAGAAGAAGATGAAACAATCTCATATGCAGCCCCTTTTCCGGATGGACTTTATTCTAGAATTCCTGCAAAATAA
- a CDS encoding DUF5362 family protein, translated as MQQTEKIIQSLHSITKWGKVGSIFLYISGGLAILIGFWLVLPAALGVFLIMMGVHVQKSVNAAEQLIQAPDTSYEELLEQYAKMMKMQTLFAISTIVTAILSFIAIILMLILGGLAFLQEIPSDVQQYEDEYEQELDDFY; from the coding sequence TTGCAACAAACTGAGAAAATCATTCAATCTCTTCATTCGATCACAAAGTGGGGAAAAGTTGGTAGTATCTTTCTCTATATTTCAGGCGGTCTAGCTATTCTGATTGGTTTTTGGCTTGTTCTCCCTGCTGCCCTTGGCGTCTTCCTCATTATGATGGGAGTCCACGTACAAAAATCTGTAAACGCAGCTGAACAATTAATTCAAGCTCCCGATACTTCATATGAAGAGTTATTAGAACAATATGCTAAGATGATGAAAATGCAGACACTGTTTGCCATATCAACTATTGTCACAGCCATTCTCTCATTTATCGCCATTATTTTGATGCTGATATTGGGCGGCCTAGCCTTTCTGCAAGAAATTCCTAGCGATGTCCAGCAATACGAAGATGAATACGAACAAGAGCTTGATGACTTTTATTAA
- the rpmG gene encoding 50S ribosomal protein L33 yields MRVKITLACTETGDRNYITTKNKRTNPDRLELKKYSPRLKKYTLHRETK; encoded by the coding sequence ATGCGTGTAAAAATTACCTTAGCCTGTACTGAAACAGGTGACAGAAACTATATCACAACAAAGAATAAAAGAACGAATCCGGACCGACTGGAGTTAAAAAAATATTCTCCTCGGCTAAAGAAATATACCCTTCATAGAGAAACAAAATAA
- a CDS encoding GTP-binding protein — protein MNKRIPVTVLSGFLGAGKTTILNHVLQNRNGLKVAVIVNDMSEINIDAELVKQGGELSRSDEKLVELSNGCICCTLREDLLIEVERLCKAGHIDYIVIESTGISEPIPVAQTFSYIDEEMGIDLTRFCRLDTMVTVVDANRFWTDFQSGESLLDRKQAVSDDDEREISDLLIDQIEFCDVLIINKCDLVSNSELDRLEHVLTSLQPEASIIKTSKGQVKPSDILNTGLFDFEKASASAGWIKEINAGHSQHTPETEEYRISSFVYERRLPFHTGRLNNWLDQMPEQIVRAKGFTWLATHHNLTILISQAGKSVAIEPIAYWIAALPEQEKARILKQEPELLDEWDAEFGDRHTKLVFIGVDLPKADIIRTLDQCLLTPEEFDQDWTTFEDPFQWKIQH, from the coding sequence ATGAATAAGCGAATACCTGTTACAGTATTAAGCGGTTTTTTAGGTGCAGGAAAAACAACAATATTAAATCATGTCCTACAAAATCGTAATGGATTAAAAGTAGCTGTGATTGTCAATGACATGAGCGAAATTAATATTGATGCAGAACTAGTCAAACAAGGCGGTGAGCTCTCTCGATCAGATGAAAAGCTAGTTGAATTGTCTAATGGTTGTATTTGCTGCACATTGAGAGAAGATTTGTTAATCGAAGTAGAGCGCCTATGTAAGGCTGGGCATATCGATTATATCGTCATTGAGTCAACAGGAATTAGTGAACCAATTCCTGTCGCGCAAACTTTCTCTTATATTGACGAAGAAATGGGCATAGATTTGACACGCTTTTGCCGGTTAGACACGATGGTCACTGTGGTAGATGCAAACCGTTTCTGGACCGACTTCCAGTCAGGAGAAAGTTTATTAGACCGTAAACAAGCCGTTTCCGATGATGACGAACGAGAAATTTCCGATTTACTTATTGATCAAATCGAATTTTGTGACGTACTGATTATAAATAAGTGTGATCTAGTATCAAACTCGGAATTAGATCGACTTGAGCATGTGCTCACTTCACTTCAACCAGAAGCATCTATCATCAAAACCTCAAAAGGGCAAGTAAAGCCAAGTGACATTTTAAATACTGGTTTATTCGACTTTGAAAAAGCGAGTGCTTCTGCTGGCTGGATCAAGGAAATCAACGCTGGGCATTCTCAGCATACGCCAGAAACAGAAGAATACCGAATCTCATCTTTTGTTTATGAAAGAAGACTCCCCTTCCATACTGGCAGGTTAAATAATTGGCTAGATCAGATGCCGGAACAAATAGTTCGCGCTAAAGGATTTACATGGCTTGCCACACACCATAATTTAACCATTTTAATCTCACAGGCTGGAAAATCTGTTGCGATTGAACCAATTGCATACTGGATTGCTGCCTTGCCTGAGCAAGAAAAAGCACGGATATTAAAGCAAGAACCAGAGCTTCTTGACGAGTGGGACGCAGAATTTGGTGACCGGCATACAAAACTTGTGTTTATTGGCGTAGATTTGCCTAAAGCAGATATCATTCGCACACTTGATCAATGCTTACTCACACCTGAGGAATTTGATCAAGATTGGACTACGTTTGAAGACCCCTTTCAATGGAAAATCCAACATTAA